The DNA region CCTGTTCCCTCTCCCCCAAGAGGAGCTTTTGTCATTGCTCCATCCATTGATTGCCATTCCCAATCTATTCCTTTCTTTATATCATATTCCATCAAACCTGATTTCCACATTTTCTCAAATAATCCAGCCTCTCTCCACTCCTGAAATCTATCATGCACAGTGCTTGATGCACCTAATGATCTTGGTAACGCTTTCCACTGGCAACCTGTGCGAAGGATATAGAAAATGGCAGTCATCATCTTTCTATCATCCTTTCTTGGTCTTCCAGACTTCTTTTTTTGCTTTGGTGGCGGTAGCAGTGGTTCTATTTTCGTCCATAATTCGTCAGATATCTCGAAGTCGTGTCCGATTTTTCGTGTTGTCATTTACTCCATTAGTTTCTCTACTATGCAGTTCTTATATTTTTCGGATAAGCTCTTAATCGTTTTGATCCTTCTTTGGTTATCTTGCCA from Candidatus Methanoperedens sp. includes:
- a CDS encoding IS110 family transposase, whose product is MGLVPSMHQSGTSFYTGKITKEGSKRLRAYPKNIRTA